A stretch of the Desulforamulus ferrireducens genome encodes the following:
- a CDS encoding IS110 family transposase, with amino-acid sequence MLKIVYPICCGIDVHKKFLVACIAFTNDKGVTTYKSRRFSTFTNDLRKLSEWLSSNSCTHVCMESTGKYWVPVYNILEATCKITLAHPKYVKAIRGKKTDKKDAKWIADLFKHDLVAGSFMPPLPIRQLRDLMRYRFKLTNFSSSEKNRIQNCLTVSNIQLANVVSDTFGKSSMRIIDYLLEKPDDKDFDFVPLLHSSMLHKVDDIRLALDGMITPEQRQKMNIILQHYGELGKCKSNLESLILSLSEPYAKERTLVSTVPGIKNPFSAIAIISEIGADMSVFPTAKHLCSWAGVTPQNNESAGKKHSVRISRAGVYIKPLLVQCANAVVKSDKHPEIKGRYLSIKKRRGHKRAIIAIARMLLTAIYHILKKGEPYNPELYKKAQPFPASREITVEQAILIARRHGYSVVKD; translated from the coding sequence ATGTTAAAAATCGTTTACCCCATCTGTTGTGGAATTGATGTCCACAAAAAGTTTCTTGTTGCTTGTATTGCCTTTACCAATGACAAAGGTGTTACCACTTACAAGTCCAGACGCTTTTCTACCTTCACAAACGATTTGCGAAAGCTGTCGGAGTGGCTTTCCTCCAATTCCTGCACACATGTTTGCATGGAATCCACCGGCAAGTATTGGGTACCTGTGTACAATATTTTGGAAGCCACCTGTAAAATTACACTGGCTCATCCAAAGTATGTCAAAGCGATTCGCGGTAAGAAAACCGATAAAAAGGATGCCAAGTGGATTGCCGACCTGTTTAAGCACGACCTTGTTGCCGGAAGCTTTATGCCACCCCTTCCAATTCGTCAATTGCGTGACTTGATGCGTTATCGTTTTAAGCTCACAAACTTTAGTTCCAGCGAGAAGAACCGGATTCAAAATTGTCTTACTGTATCAAATATCCAGCTCGCCAACGTGGTATCTGATACTTTCGGTAAGAGTTCAATGAGAATCATTGACTACTTGCTTGAAAAGCCCGATGATAAGGATTTCGATTTTGTTCCTCTTCTTCACTCATCCATGCTGCATAAAGTGGACGATATCCGTCTTGCCCTGGACGGAATGATTACACCGGAACAGCGGCAAAAAATGAATATTATTCTTCAGCATTATGGCGAATTAGGAAAGTGCAAGTCCAACCTTGAATCCTTAATTCTATCGCTCTCAGAGCCTTATGCCAAGGAACGTACTTTAGTGTCCACTGTACCAGGTATCAAAAATCCCTTTTCTGCAATCGCTATAATTTCAGAAATCGGTGCTGATATGTCTGTGTTCCCTACAGCCAAACACTTGTGTTCCTGGGCAGGAGTGACTCCTCAAAACAACGAGAGTGCGGGCAAAAAACATTCTGTTCGCATATCCCGTGCCGGTGTTTATATCAAGCCACTTTTAGTACAGTGCGCCAACGCTGTTGTTAAAAGTGATAAACACCCTGAAATCAAGGGCCGCTATTTATCCATCAAAAAGCGGCGTGGCCATAAGCGTGCTATTATAGCTATTGCACGAATGTTGCTTACTGCCATTTATCACATCCTTAAAAAAGGTGAACCTTACAACCCAGAACTTTATAAGAAAGCGCAACCTTTTCCTGCATCTCGTGAAATCACAGTAGAACAGGCTATTCTTATAGCTCGGAGGCACGGGTACTCTGTAGTTAAGGATTGA
- a CDS encoding ABC transporter substrate-binding protein: MKKLLAIVMMLLVLGLTGCGIGDATSTPQSEEKVKLGIIQIVEHPSLDAARNGFLDLLKEQGYVEGEKLVVDYQNAQGDQGNLQTIARKLVQDKNDLILAVATPSAMMMANETTEIPILITAVTDPVSAKLVKSMEKPETNVTGTTDMNPIKDQLQLIKDIVPTAKKIGLIYNASEINSQVQVDIADKEAPELGLELVKVTVTASSEVMQAAQSLVGRVDAIYLPTDNMVISSLAAVLKVAEENKLPVIAGEGDSVENGALATVGIDYYQLGRTTGEMALRIINGEKPQEMAIQSQSGSELVINLQAAERMGVTVPEELIAKAKKVIK; this comes from the coding sequence ATGAAAAAATTATTAGCTATTGTGATGATGTTGCTGGTATTAGGCTTAACCGGTTGTGGCATTGGCGATGCAACTTCTACACCACAGAGCGAGGAGAAGGTGAAACTGGGAATTATCCAAATTGTTGAACACCCGTCTTTGGACGCGGCTAGAAATGGCTTTTTGGATCTCCTTAAGGAACAGGGATATGTCGAGGGAGAAAAACTGGTGGTGGATTATCAAAATGCCCAGGGTGATCAAGGAAATCTGCAGACCATAGCTCGCAAGTTAGTTCAAGATAAAAACGATTTAATCTTGGCTGTGGCCACCCCTTCAGCCATGATGATGGCTAATGAAACCACTGAAATTCCCATTTTAATCACAGCTGTCACCGACCCGGTCAGTGCTAAGCTGGTGAAAAGCATGGAAAAACCTGAAACCAACGTCACCGGCACCACCGACATGAACCCCATCAAGGATCAATTACAATTAATTAAAGATATCGTGCCAACAGCGAAAAAAATAGGCCTTATCTATAACGCCAGTGAAATTAATTCCCAGGTCCAGGTAGATATCGCAGATAAGGAAGCTCCCGAACTGGGTTTAGAATTGGTCAAAGTTACTGTTACAGCCAGCAGCGAAGTAATGCAAGCAGCCCAATCCCTGGTGGGCAGAGTGGATGCAATTTATTTACCCACCGATAATATGGTAATTTCCTCTCTGGCAGCAGTACTTAAGGTAGCTGAAGAAAACAAACTACCGGTTATTGCCGGTGAAGGCGATTCAGTAGAAAATGGCGCACTGGCTACCGTCGGCATTGACTATTATCAATTGGGCCGCACCACCGGTGAAATGGCCCTGCGTATTATAAATGGTGAAAAACCACAGGAAATGGCTATCCAAAGTCAATCTGGTTCGGAACTGGTTATTAACCTCCAGGCAGCAGAGCGCATGGGTGTAACCGTTCCGGAAGAACTTATCGCAAAGGCTAAAAAAGTAATTAAGTAG
- a CDS encoding ABC transporter permease, with the protein MTAIGLGVIEQGLLWGIMVLGVYLTFRVLDFPDLTVDGSFTLGAAVAARLIFDGYDPWLGTGLALLCGLAAGLITGILNTKLRIAPLLSGILMMIALYSINLRVMGNKSMLSLLRMETIYTDLAALGIPSQLTVVSLGLLAVLLTTMLIYLFLQTELGLALRATGDNEQMIRSLGVNTDTTKIMGLALGNGLVALSGSLVAQYQSFSDVGMGIGMIVVGLASVIVGEVIFGNGSLRRALLAVVAGSLVYRAVIALVMQMGLPTTDLKLFTALLVILAMSSPLLKEKILCRKTTRGGTKDAVARWN; encoded by the coding sequence ATGACAGCAATTGGACTTGGCGTCATAGAACAGGGGTTGCTCTGGGGGATTATGGTGCTGGGGGTTTACCTAACCTTCCGGGTACTGGATTTTCCGGATCTTACCGTGGATGGCAGCTTCACCCTGGGGGCAGCGGTGGCAGCCCGCCTGATTTTTGATGGTTATGACCCCTGGCTGGGCACCGGGCTGGCTTTGCTGTGTGGTCTGGCGGCAGGGTTAATTACCGGTATATTAAATACCAAGCTGCGTATTGCACCACTTTTATCCGGTATTTTAATGATGATCGCCCTTTACTCCATAAACTTACGTGTAATGGGAAATAAATCCATGTTATCCCTGTTACGGATGGAAACCATTTACACTGATCTGGCAGCCCTAGGGATTCCGTCACAGTTAACCGTGGTCAGTTTAGGATTACTGGCAGTGCTGCTAACCACCATGTTGATCTACCTTTTCTTACAGACTGAGTTAGGTTTGGCACTGCGAGCCACCGGTGATAACGAGCAAATGATCCGTAGTTTGGGGGTAAATACCGACACCACCAAGATTATGGGGCTCGCCTTAGGCAACGGATTGGTGGCTCTGTCAGGTTCCTTGGTGGCCCAATATCAAAGCTTCAGCGATGTGGGTATGGGCATTGGTATGATTGTGGTAGGTTTAGCTTCGGTCATTGTCGGTGAAGTGATCTTTGGCAATGGCAGCCTCAGGCGAGCCCTGCTGGCTGTGGTGGCAGGTTCTCTGGTTTATCGTGCTGTCATAGCTCTGGTGATGCAAATGGGCTTACCTACTACGGATCTTAAGCTGTTTACCGCCCTGTTAGTGATATTAGCCATGTCCTCACCGCTGCTCAAGGAAAAAATACTATGTCGTAAAACAACCAGAGGGGGTACAAAGGATGCTGTCGCTCGTTGGAATTAA
- a CDS encoding ABC transporter ATP-binding protein, with product MLSLVGIKKTFNPGSVNERLALSGVSLKLKPGEVVTVIGGNGAGKSTLLNCIAGVYPLDEGQIWIEGQQIQQLPEYDRAPFIGRVFQDPLLGTAASMTIEENLALALKRGQRRQLRWGIRAKDRAFFKEQLSKLGLGLENRLTTRVGLLSGGQRQALTLLMATLVPPKILLLDEHTAALDPNTAQKVLHLTEKLVTQHQLTTLMVTHNMSDALRLGNRTIMMHEGRIILDLQGEKRQNTTIPDLLAMFKKASGESLVNDRMLMVAGGN from the coding sequence ATGCTGTCGCTCGTTGGAATTAAAAAAACCTTTAATCCAGGCAGTGTCAATGAACGCCTCGCTCTGTCTGGAGTGTCCTTAAAACTTAAGCCAGGTGAAGTGGTAACGGTAATTGGCGGCAATGGTGCCGGCAAATCCACTTTATTAAACTGTATTGCCGGTGTTTATCCACTGGATGAAGGCCAAATCTGGATTGAGGGACAGCAGATCCAGCAGCTGCCGGAGTATGACCGCGCACCCTTTATTGGTCGGGTATTCCAGGACCCTTTACTGGGTACAGCAGCTTCCATGACCATTGAAGAAAATTTAGCCCTGGCACTGAAAAGGGGCCAGCGCCGCCAGCTACGCTGGGGCATTAGGGCTAAGGATCGGGCCTTTTTTAAAGAACAATTGAGTAAATTGGGGTTAGGTTTAGAAAACCGGCTGACCACCAGGGTAGGTCTGCTATCCGGCGGCCAACGTCAGGCCTTAACCCTCTTGATGGCCACCCTGGTACCGCCTAAAATCCTGTTATTGGATGAACACACCGCGGCACTGGATCCCAATACCGCCCAAAAGGTACTACACCTAACGGAAAAACTCGTGACACAGCACCAGTTAACCACCCTCATGGTTACCCATAACATGTCGGATGCCCTTCGCCTGGGCAACCGCACCATCATGATGCACGAAGGCCGTATTATCCTTGATTTGCAAGGAGAAAAACGGCAAAACACCACTATTCCCGATTTGCTGGCAATGTTTAAAAAGGCCAGCGGTGAGTCCTTGGTCAATGACAGAATGCTGATGGTGGCCGGGGGGAATTAA
- the asnB gene encoding asparagine synthase (glutamine-hydrolyzing): protein MCGITGFVDQGIELPRDRVILEKMTATLINRGPDAEGFWFSSRVALGHRRLSVVDPEGGAQPMIRHQGQDTFVIVYNGELYNTPELRQQLTYLGHRFQGHSDTEVLLAAYIEWGPSCVEKFNGIFAFAIWQESQQTLFMARDRLGVKPLFYAQRGTTLIFGSELNALLAHPLVQPEVTADGLAEIFALGPARTPGHGVFKDVYELRPGQALLYRDNQIHLYRYWSLISKPHEDDLATTIEKVRELLEDSITRQLVADVQVCTCLSGGLDSSALSAFAARAYQKQGRERLHTYSVDYVDNARYFQPSAFQPNDDAPWVKRMVDFLGSRHHYITVDTNELVDALKIAVLARDLPGMADVDSSLYLFCKEIKKGATVALSGECADEVFGGYPWFHRQEDLQANTFPWSQSLRDRTQILSPELTNLIKPAAYVAERYRETLAEVPRLPGEEPLEARRREIFYLNLVWFMQNLLDRKDRMSMATGLEVRVPFCDHRLVEYVWNVPWSMKSFNQREKGLLRMALSDVLPADVLERRKSPYPKTHNPAYLAAVKALVQDILDDPSSPLLQFIDTNTVQDMLEASNDSISRPWFGQLMARPQLFAFLYQVNVWLSEYKVVVK from the coding sequence ATGTGTGGAATTACCGGTTTTGTTGACCAGGGAATCGAACTACCCCGGGATCGTGTCATTTTGGAAAAAATGACTGCCACCTTAATCAACCGGGGTCCGGATGCCGAGGGTTTCTGGTTTTCCTCTCGGGTCGCCCTGGGGCACAGGCGTCTTAGCGTAGTAGACCCGGAAGGAGGTGCCCAGCCTATGATCCGACACCAGGGTCAGGATACCTTCGTCATAGTCTATAACGGCGAGTTGTATAATACGCCGGAACTTAGGCAACAGTTAACCTACCTTGGCCATCGCTTTCAAGGGCACTCAGATACCGAGGTTCTCCTGGCTGCTTATATAGAATGGGGTCCTTCCTGTGTGGAAAAGTTCAATGGTATCTTCGCCTTTGCTATTTGGCAGGAGTCTCAGCAAACCCTGTTTATGGCCCGGGATCGCCTGGGTGTCAAGCCACTTTTCTATGCCCAGCGGGGCACCACCTTAATTTTTGGCAGTGAATTAAATGCGCTGCTGGCTCACCCTTTGGTTCAGCCGGAAGTAACTGCCGACGGGCTGGCGGAAATCTTTGCCCTGGGTCCCGCCCGCACGCCGGGACACGGAGTTTTTAAAGATGTTTACGAACTACGACCCGGTCAGGCCTTACTCTACCGAGATAACCAAATTCACCTGTACCGGTACTGGAGTTTAATCAGCAAGCCCCACGAGGATGATTTAGCCACCACCATTGAAAAGGTGCGAGAGTTGCTGGAGGACAGTATCACCAGACAATTGGTAGCTGATGTGCAAGTTTGCACCTGTCTGTCCGGGGGATTGGATTCCAGTGCCCTCTCTGCCTTTGCAGCCAGAGCTTATCAAAAACAAGGCCGGGAAAGGCTGCACACCTATTCTGTTGATTATGTTGACAATGCTCGTTACTTCCAACCAAGCGCTTTCCAACCCAATGACGATGCCCCTTGGGTCAAACGTATGGTGGATTTTCTAGGTTCTCGACACCATTATATTACCGTAGATACCAACGAACTGGTAGATGCTCTCAAAATCGCTGTGCTAGCCAGGGATTTACCCGGCATGGCCGATGTGGATTCCTCCCTCTATTTATTTTGCAAGGAAATTAAAAAGGGTGCCACGGTAGCCCTTTCCGGTGAGTGCGCCGACGAAGTGTTTGGTGGTTATCCCTGGTTTCACAGGCAAGAGGATTTACAAGCCAATACCTTTCCTTGGTCTCAGTCGTTAAGGGATAGGACACAAATACTATCACCTGAGCTGACAAATCTGATCAAGCCGGCGGCCTATGTGGCTGAGCGTTATCGAGAAACCCTGGCGGAAGTACCTCGACTGCCAGGGGAAGAACCCTTAGAGGCAAGGAGGCGGGAGATTTTTTATCTCAACCTGGTTTGGTTTATGCAGAACCTGTTGGATCGCAAGGATCGCATGAGTATGGCCACCGGCCTGGAGGTACGGGTGCCCTTCTGCGACCATCGCCTGGTGGAATATGTCTGGAACGTTCCCTGGTCCATGAAAAGCTTTAATCAGCGAGAAAAGGGTTTGCTGCGTATGGCTTTAAGTGATGTACTGCCGGCTGATGTATTGGAGCGGCGGAAAAGTCCCTATCCCAAAACTCACAATCCTGCTTACCTGGCGGCGGTAAAAGCTTTAGTCCAGGATATCCTTGATGACCCCTCCTCCCCACTGCTGCAATTCATTGACACCAATACAGTTCAAGATATGTTAGAAGCCAGCAATGATAGTATCAGCCGACCCTGGTTTGGGCAGCTCATGGCCAGACCGCAGCTCTTTGCCTTCCTGTATCAGGTTAATGTCTGGTTGTCAGAGTATAAGGTAGTGGTGAAATAA
- a CDS encoding ANTAR domain-containing response regulator — MANPRILIVDTDFAYLQQLKSVLTRLDFMVVGEACDGPSALKLVRNRDPDLLITQDKLPGISGIEIARIMYEDKLGPVIITTDYLEQELLVKAKEFRVSQILVKPLEDYHLLPAVELALGNYQEIIKLEKQIKDLKNNLESRKLVEKAKGILMQTMHLNEAEAFRRIQKQSMNKRMSMRAVAEAVIMAHSLQDTK, encoded by the coding sequence ATGGCCAATCCACGAATCCTAATTGTTGATACCGATTTTGCTTACCTGCAACAATTAAAATCAGTGTTAACCAGATTAGATTTTATGGTAGTGGGGGAAGCCTGTGACGGTCCCTCCGCCCTAAAATTAGTGCGAAACAGAGACCCGGATTTGCTAATTACCCAGGATAAACTACCTGGCATTAGCGGAATTGAAATAGCACGAATTATGTATGAAGACAAACTGGGACCGGTTATTATCACCACCGATTACTTGGAGCAAGAATTACTGGTCAAGGCAAAGGAATTCAGGGTTTCTCAGATTCTGGTTAAACCTTTGGAAGATTATCACCTACTACCGGCGGTGGAATTAGCCCTCGGTAATTATCAGGAAATAATCAAGCTGGAGAAACAGATTAAAGATCTGAAAAATAACCTGGAAAGTAGAAAGTTAGTGGAAAAGGCCAAGGGTATTTTAATGCAAACCATGCACTTAAATGAGGCAGAGGCCTTCCGTCGCATCCAGAAACAAAGTATGAATAAGCGGATGTCCATGCGGGCTGTGGCGGAAGCGGTGATTATGGCACATTCCCTGCAAGATACCAAATAA
- the glnA gene encoding type I glutamate--ammonia ligase: protein MDNAMKKEVLEKAREAGVKFVRLQFTDIFGVLKNVAITVEQLGKALDGELMFDGSSIHGFTRIEESDMYLRPDPSTFVVFPWRPREGAVARLICDIYNPDGTPFQGDPRYALKKVLAEAKEMGYTMNVGPECEFFLFQVDQNGRPTTTTHDKAGYFDMTPVDMGENARRYMVLTLEEMGFEIEASHHEVAPGQHEIDFKYSDALDVADKIMTFKFVVRTIAQRHGLHATFMPKPIFGINGSGMHMNQSLFTLDGENAFYDPSTPDQLSETARYYIGGLIKHARAFAALTNSNVNSYKRLVPGYEAPCYVAWSLANRSSLIRIPAKRGMSTRVELRNPDPSCNPYLAIAAALKAGLDGIKNKIAPPAPTERNIYHMSVEDRDLEGIVSLPASLQEAIQELQANPVISSVLGDHILKNFVSGKQAEWDEFRTAVHQWEINKYLTLY, encoded by the coding sequence ATGGATAACGCAATGAAAAAGGAAGTTTTGGAAAAGGCCAGGGAAGCGGGGGTAAAATTTGTTCGCTTGCAATTCACAGACATCTTCGGTGTACTCAAAAATGTTGCCATCACCGTAGAGCAACTGGGCAAAGCCCTGGATGGAGAATTGATGTTTGACGGTTCTTCCATTCACGGTTTCACTCGCATTGAAGAATCTGATATGTATCTGCGTCCGGATCCCTCTACCTTTGTGGTATTTCCCTGGCGCCCCAGAGAGGGTGCAGTGGCCCGCCTGATTTGTGATATTTATAATCCAGATGGCACTCCCTTTCAAGGCGATCCCCGTTATGCTTTAAAGAAGGTTTTAGCTGAAGCCAAGGAAATGGGCTATACCATGAACGTAGGTCCGGAGTGTGAATTTTTCCTCTTCCAAGTGGATCAAAATGGTCGCCCCACCACAACCACCCATGACAAAGCAGGTTATTTTGATATGACTCCCGTAGATATGGGGGAAAACGCTCGGCGTTATATGGTGTTAACCCTGGAAGAAATGGGCTTTGAAATCGAAGCTTCCCACCATGAAGTGGCCCCCGGTCAACACGAGATCGACTTTAAATACTCCGATGCCTTGGATGTGGCCGATAAAATTATGACCTTTAAATTTGTGGTACGCACCATTGCCCAACGCCACGGTCTCCATGCCACCTTTATGCCTAAACCAATTTTTGGCATTAATGGTTCCGGTATGCATATGAATCAATCCCTGTTTACCCTGGACGGGGAAAATGCCTTTTACGATCCCAGCACCCCGGACCAACTAAGTGAAACCGCCAGGTACTATATCGGAGGTTTAATTAAACATGCCCGGGCCTTTGCCGCCTTAACCAATTCCAATGTCAACTCATACAAGCGTTTGGTGCCCGGTTACGAAGCCCCCTGTTATGTCGCTTGGTCCTTAGCCAACCGGAGTTCCCTCATTCGCATACCAGCTAAAAGGGGAATGTCCACCAGGGTAGAATTACGCAATCCCGATCCATCCTGCAACCCTTACCTGGCCATTGCCGCAGCCTTAAAAGCCGGCCTGGATGGTATTAAAAATAAAATTGCGCCTCCCGCCCCCACAGAACGCAATATTTATCATATGTCTGTGGAAGATCGTGATCTGGAAGGCATTGTCAGCCTGCCCGCCAGCCTGCAGGAAGCCATCCAAGAATTACAGGCCAACCCGGTTATCTCCTCGGTACTGGGAGATCATATCCTGAAAAACTTTGTTTCCGGCAAACAAGCAGAGTGGGATGAATTTAGAACCGCAGTACACCAGTGGGAAATCAACAAATACCTGACTCTCTATTAA